A single Musa acuminata AAA Group cultivar baxijiao chromosome BXJ2-1, Cavendish_Baxijiao_AAA, whole genome shotgun sequence DNA region contains:
- the LOC104000646 gene encoding amino acid permease 3-like: MGESGDANHYNHIALTPAEASLEFRLQHEASECFDDDGRLKRTGNVWTASAHIITAVIGSGVLSLAWAMCQLGWVAGPAVMLLFSFVTYYTSALLADCYRSGDPLTGKRNYTYMDAVQANLNGIKVKICGYLQYLNIVGVAIGYTIAASISMVAIKRSNCFHKIGDDGLCPVNSNPYMIMFGVAEVFLSQIPEFDQLWWLSIVAAIMSFTYSSIGLALGIVQVIQNGGFRGRLTGVSIGTVSQMDKIWRILQALGNIAFAYSYSIILIEIQDTIKAPPPSEAKVMKKATLVSVAVTTIFYMLCGFMGYAAFGDLAPGNLLTGFGFYEPYWLLDIANTAIVIHLVGAYQVFCQPLFAFVEKWAARAWPNSEFVTREIQVPIASGTSYKLNLFRLTWRAVFVIVTTVISMLLPFFNDVVGFLGAIGFWPLTVYFPIEMYIVQTKVPKWSTRWVCLQLLSFACLIITIASAAGSIAGVVSDLKVYRPFN; encoded by the exons ATGGGCGAGAGTGGCGATGCCAATCATTACAATCATATAGCCTTGACACCCGCTGAGGCGTCCTTGGAATTTAGGCTGCAACATGAAGCCTCGGAATGCTTCGACGACGATGGCCGGCTCAAGAGAACTG GGAACGTATGGACTGCAAGCGCACACATCATAACAGCGGTGATCGGTTCCGGGGTGCTGTCCCTAGCTTGGGCGATGTGCCAGCTCGGATGGGTCGCCGGCCCTGCTGTCATGCTCCTCTTCTCCTTTGTGACGTACTACACATCTGCGCTTCTCGCCGACTGCTACCGCTCCGGCGATCCCCTCACGGGCAAGCGTAACTACACCTACATGGACGCGGTCCAGGCTAATCTCA ATGGGATTAAGGTCAAGATATGTGGCTACCTCCAGTACCTCAATATTGTTGGAGTCGCCATTGGATACACAATCGCGGCTTCCATTAGCATGGT GGCTATAAAGAGGTCGAATTGCTTCCACAAGATTGGGGACGACGGACTCTGCCCAGTAAACAGCAATCCTTACATGATCAtgttcggcgttgcggaggttttCTTGTCTCAGATCCCTGAGTTCGACCAGCTTTGGTGGCTCTCCATCGTGGCCGCCATCATGTCCTTTACGTACTCCTCCATCGGTCTGGCTCTTGGCATCGTCCAAGTGATCC AGAATGGAGGATTTAGAGGCCGCCTGACGGGTGTTAGCATCGGCACCGTGAGCCAGATGGACAAGATCTGGCGGATCTTGCAAGCTTTAGGCAACATCGCCTTCGCTTACTCTTATTCCATTATACTTATTGAGATCCAG GACACGATAAAGGCTCCGCCACCATCGGAAGCAAAGGTGATGAAGAAGGCGACCCTTGTTAGCGTGGCGGTGACCACCATCTTCTACATGCTCTGCGGGTTCATGGGCTACGCCGCGTTCGGAGACTTGGCTCCCGGCAACCTCCTCACCGGATTCGGATTCTACGAACCCTACTGGCTCCTCGACATCGCTAACACCGCCATCGTCATCCACCTCGTCGGCGCCTACCAGGTCTTCTGCCAGCCGCTCTTCGCATTCGTCGAGAAATGGGCTGCCCGGGCGTGGCCGAACTCGGAATTCGTCACCAGAGAGATCCAGGTGCCCATCGCCTCCGGCACATCTTACAAGCTTAACCTCTTCAGACTAACATGGCGCGCCGTGTTCGTGATCGTGACCACCGTCATCTCGATGCTCCTGCCCTTCTTCAACGACGTGGTCGGCTTCCTTGGCGCGATCGGCTTCTGGCCGCTGACCGTGTACTTCCCCATAGAGATGTACATTGTGCAGACGAAGGTCCCGAAGTGGAGCACGAGATGGGTGTGCCTACAACTGCTGAGCTTCGCGTGCCTTATCATCACTATCGCCTCAGCCGCCGGCTCCATCGCCGGAGTAGTAAGCGATCTCAAGGTTTACAGGCCATTCAATTAA